The genomic region CGCTGCCGGTGCTGGAAGTAGCGTAGGAATCGCCCCTCACTTCGTTATCGAAGGCGGCGCTTCCCCGGATCCTGCTCCCCACAACTTATTCGGCTCCGGTCCCATTTTCAGCGACAGCGTTCCGCCCCGCGCGATCTCTTCGTGTGTGACCCACGCGCGGGTCAGGGGCTTGCCGTTCAGCGTGGCCGACTGCACGTAGATATTCGCGGCGGAAGTATTGGGGGCGCTGATCGTAAAGCTCTTGCCTTTGGCGTACTTCGGATCCAGGCGCAGCGTGACTTTTGGGAAGATAGGGCTGCCGAGGATATAGACGCCGCTGGCGGGGCTGACCGGATAGAGGCCGGCGGAGGCGAGGACGTACCAGGCGGACATCTGGCCGACATCGTCGTTGCCGTCCAGACCGCCGGGGCCGGTCTTGTAGCCGTTGTCGCAGATGAAACGGGACCATTTTTGCGTCAGCCACGGCGCGCCGGCGTAGGTGAACATAAAGGCGCATTGATGGACCGGCTCATTGGAGTGATTGTAGAAGTTGTTCCAGCGCATGATCTGATCGGGCGGAGTGTGCACGAAGAAATCATTGAGACGGGCGACGAACTTGTCGCGGCCGCCGACAAGGCCGATCAGGCCGGCGATGTCTTGCGGGACAAACCACCCCTGCTGGGTCGGGATGCTTTCGACGCATCCCGCGTCCGCCGCCATCCAGCCGCCGTCGGGATTACGCCCCCGGAACCAGTGATCGCCGCTGTTGAAGAGATTCCGATAGTTCTGTGCGGTTTTGAGAAGTTGCGCGGCGGCGTCCGTCTTCCCAAGCGCCGTCGCGAAACGGGCGAGGGCGTAATCCGAGTAGGAATTTTCCAATGTCTCGGATAGAGAGGACCCGTCGGCGCAGTAGCCGAGCTTGGTCCAGTGGTCGAAGTCGTTGCGGTTCGATTTGTCCGCCGGTCCCAGCCCGACGCCGCGCGCCATGGCGTACGCTTTTTGGGCGTCGTATCCGCGAATTCCCTTGAGATACGCCTCGCAGATCACGTTGAGGCCGGGATCGCCCACCATCGTTCCCGCGTCGGTCCCCATCAGCTCCCAGCGCGCCAATCCGCGCGCGCCGCCAAGCTCAGTGATCTGGATCAGGGAATTGACTTCATCGTTGATCAGCGACGGGTTCACAATCGTTTGCAAAGGGAAATCGGCCCGGAATACGTCCCAGCCGCTGAAGATGCTGCGATAGACAAAGCCCTTCGCCTTGTGCTCCTGATGGTCGGCGCCGATATAGGAACCGTCCACGTCCGAAACACTGCGCGGATCGAGCATCGTATGATACAGCGCCGTGTTAAAGATTCGGCGCTGGGTGGGCGCGCCGCCTTCGGCGCCGGCGCGGCTGAGAGCCGCAGCCCAGAGGCTGCGGGCCTGATCGCGCACGGCGTCGAAGCTCCAGCCGGGGATATCATGGGCAAGGTTGGCGCGCGCGCCGTCGATGCTCACGAATGAGATTCCCGATTTCACCGTCACCTGCTCGCCGGCCTTGGTTGGGAATTCGACAAAGAAGCCCGTATGGGACCCGGAGCGCTGCTTGAGCGCGCGAGAGATATCGCCGCCGTCCCATGTCCCGAAGGCTTTGATGGGTTTGGCGAACTGCATGGAGAAGTACACCGTGTAGGTGGGACCGGGGCCGCAGCCCCAACCGCCCCCGCTAGGATCGCAGCGCATCCAGCCCTCCACCGTATGATCGTCCGTCTGGCGCGCCCATTGCGCCGACGAATGCGAATCGCTGCTCGCGCCGATGCGGCGCGTGAGATCCACTTTGATGCGGCTGTTCGGCGAGGCGGGGAATGTAAAGCGCAGCATTCCCGCGTGCGGAGCCGCCGTCAATTCCGCCTTCACATGGTATCGATCGAGCTGCACGCCATAGTAACCGGCCTTGGCGACTTCGGTTTCCTTGCGATAGGGGCTTTTGGCCTCATCGCGTCCAATGACCAAAGAGCCGGTTTCAGGCATCACTTGCAGATTGCCCAGATCCCCATAACAGCCGACGCCGCTCATATGCAGAAAGCTGAAGCCTTCGATCGTCGTCATCTCGGCCGAATAGCCGCTGCCGTTATCGCCGCCGGTGATCGTGTCAGGGCTGAGCTGCACCAGTCCAAAAGGCGTCGCCGGACCGGGAAACGTCTTGCCGCAGGCTCCATCGGCGCTCGTCGTGATCGTACCGATCGTCGGATCGATCTCATCCACGGGCGCCAGCGCATGGACGGATCCGCCGCCCATCAGCATCGCCGCCGCGAGACCGGCGGCCCATTGTGCTTGTTTATCAAAGAAGCGCATTTCCATTCACTTTCCCACGAGAGGCTGTCTGTTATCGATCCTCTCATCCTAATGCAAATGCGAAAAAAAAGATATCGACAATATCGCGCTTCTTGTATCGAATACAGCGACAGACACAAAAAAGACCGGCCGCGCGTCAATGCGCGGCCGGTCCTCAGGGAAACGGACGGATCCTGCAACTAAAGAGAGGACAGCTCGATGGTTTGGCCGTCGAACGCTAGCTCCACGCCGTCCGGGAGCTGGGCGTTGGTGGCGCAGTGGTCGTAGTCGTGCGAGAGGTGGGTGAGGAGCGTTCGCTTGGGTCGCAGTTTGGCGACGACTTCCAGCGCGGCGTCCAGATGGAAGTGCGTCTCATGCGGCTCGCGACGCACGGCGTCCAGCATCAGGAGGTCGAGGTCCATGAGATGCGGCCACGTCTCTTCGGGGATTGCGCTGACATCGGTGACGTACGCGAATTTCGCGCCGAATTTGTACGCCAGGATCGGCAGGCGGCCGTGAAATACGCGGAGCGGAAGGACGCTCAGGCCGCCCAGGGTCAGCCCCTCCGCCGGCGTCAGCGTGTGCAGCTCCACCTGCGGCTTCCCGCCCCCGACTGGGGTCATCTTGAAGATGTATTCATAGATGCGCTGAATATCGTCCAGCACCGAGGTCTCCGCGTAGATGGGGATCGCCTTGGTCTGACGGTAGTTGAACACCCGGATGTCGTCCAGCCCAAAGATATGGTCCGCATGTGAGTGCGTGTAGAGAATTGCGTCCAGGCGTGACATCGGGTTCGCCAGCAGCGCGATGCGCATCTCGGGCGGCGTATCCACCAGTAGGTTCTCGCCGGAATCGGTGGCGACGACGATGGACGGCCGCAGCCGCTTGTTCTTCGGATCCGGGGACGTACAGACAGCGCAATCGCAGCCAATCACGGGTACGCCGTGCGACGTGCCGCTGCCGAGGACGGTGACTCTCATAAGATTATTGTACCCGATGGTCGAGGCCGGAGATTTATGGCGTATAATCCTTAGCGATCATCCATAAAATCGTAAACGATTACGCAGTAAAGGCTCCCCATGTTCAACCCTGCTCGACCTTCTCTGATCGCCGCCCTGATCCTCGCCGCCATCGCCACGCCCGTTTGCGCGCAAACGGCGCAGCTGCTACCCGTTCCCTCGGAGACGGTCTGGAAATCCGGCAGGCTGGCGCTGAGCAGCCAGTTCCATATCTCGCTGCGCGGAGCGCGAGACGCGCGGGTAAGCGCGGCGGCGCGGCGTCTGCTCCTCACGTCGGCGCATGAGACAGGTCTGCCGATCTCGCCGGTCGTTTTGGATGCAAAGAGCAATGCGGCTCTGATTATCCAATGCGACAAAATCGGCCCGGCGACGCAAACCGCGCAGGATGACGAGTCCTACACGCTGGACGTGACGAAGCGCGGCGCGGCGCTCAGCGCCCCCGGCCCGCTCGGCGTGATGCACGGGCTGGAAACGTTCCGGCAGCTCATTGCGCGCGACGGCTCACGCTTTTATCTGCCCGCCGTGCATATCTACGACGCGCCCCGTTTTCCGTGGCGCGGATTGATGATCGATGTGTCGCGGCACTGGATGCCGGTGAGCGCAATCGAGCGCAATCTGGATCAGATGGCGCAGTTCAAGCTGAACGTCTTCCACTGACACCTTTCCGACGATCAGGGATTTCGCATGGAGAGCAAAGTCTTCCCGAAGCTTCAGAAGATGGGCGGCGAAGGGCAGTTCTACACGCAGAACGAGGTGAAGGCGATCGTGTCGTACGCCCGCGACCGGGGAATCCGAGTCGTGCCCGAATTCGATATTCCCGGGCACACCACGGCGCTGCTCGCCGGATATCCGGAACTGGCGAGCGCGCCCGGTCCTTACGCCGTCAAGCATACGTGGGGAGTTCACGACGCCACTCTCGATCCGACAAACGAGAAGGTCTATGCGTTCCTCGACACGTTCTTCGGCGAAGTGTCCAAGCTCTTTCCGGACCATTACGTGCATATCGGCGGGGATGAAGTGAACGGCAAGCAGTGGAGCGCAAGCCCCAGGATCCAGGCGTTCATGACGGCGCGCCGCTTCGCGAATAACGACGCGCTGCAAGCGTACTTCAACCGGCGCGTGATCGAGATTCTGCGCCGTCACGGCAAGGCCATGATCGGGTGGGACGAGATCATCGCGCCCGGCATGCCGGCGACCACCGTGGCCCAGTCGTGGCGCGGCAAGGATTCTCTGGCAACGTCGGTCGGCGCGGGATACTTTGCGATCCTCTCCAAAGGTTACTATCTGGACAACGCCCTTTCGGCGGCGGAGATGTACGCGAACGATCCGACCGCCGGCCCGATCGCCTCGCTGCCGAGCGCGGACCAAGCCCGGGTGCTCGGCGGCGAAGCGTGCATGTGGACGGAGCATGTGACGCCCAAAACGCTCAATCGGCGCGTCTGGCCGCGCGCCGCCGCCGTCGCCGAACGTCTCTGGTCTCCCGCAAGCGTCACCGACGCCGGCGATCTCGCCCGTCGTCTGAGCCGATGGTCGCCCATTCGGACCGCGCCGCAAACTCCCTTTCACGGAACGCCGTCCGCCATTCCCGGCGTGATCGAATCGGAGGACTACGACAACGGCGGCGAAGGCGTCTCCTATCACGACACGGATGGCGTCGATACCGGCCAGGGCTACCGGGAAGACGAAGCGGTCGATGTGGAGCCGTTCGGCGACGGGCGCCGCTTCGATGTCGGCTATACTCGCCCGGGCCAGTGGCTAAAATATACCGTCACAGTGGCGGCGGCGGGCGCTTACGACCTCAATGTGCGCGTCTCATCTGGGGAAGCAGGCGGCGTGTTTCACGTGGAGGATGGGAGCGGAGCCAACCTCACGGGACCGATGACCGCGCCCGCCACGGGCGGCTGGGACACGTGGACGCTGGTCCACGCCTCCGTCCATCTGCAGGCTGGCCGCAGCGTGCTCAAATTCGTCGAGGATACCGGAGGATATAATCTGGACTCGATGACGTTCACACATCCGTAAGCCACGTTTGCGAGACGAGAAATTCTTGACAATCGCCCCATTCACTGTTAAAATTTTCCGGTAACGGGATCCCGTCTCCGTACTTCCCGGACGTTTCCGCGTCCCTTTCGATCCCACGGCGTCCTGCCATCAAGACAAGAAAGGAACGTGACGATGTCCGAAGATTTCAACGGGCTGGATTTATTGACGAACGATCATATCGTGCTGCCGGAAAACGAGCAGACCGACGAAGCGGCGCGCGCCATGGTCCACGGACGCGCCGACTTCGCAATCGTGCGCGGCCGCACCGGACACGCGGTCGCCATTGTCTCGCGCGCGCACCTCGCGCAGTATCCGGCGCGACATCTGTCCGAAATGCTCCGGCAAAACCATTTCGGCCCCATGCCGGTCGCGGACATCTCTTCTCCGGTCTGGAAGGACCGCCGGGCGCTCGCGCTGATGCTGGGGCAAAATCCCTCCGCGCCGGGAATCGTGGCCATGGACGGCGACACGCCGCTTGGAATCGCTCCCGCGAAAAACATTCACGGCCACCGAGAAGATTTTCTGACGCCAAGCCTGGACAGCCTGGGCGGTCAGCCCGATCCCATCATCCGCGTCTTCACCTGTCCCAATAATGATTACTCGGTCGTCGTGGCGACCTACGATCCCTCTTCTCCCCCAACCTGCCCAAACGACGGGAAAGTCCTCGTCTAAGAAACGGAGCCGGAGATTATGTTCACCACGATCCTTCAGACGGTCGGAGGATATTTCGACCGGCGCTGGATGCTCGCGGCGTTTCTGCCCAGCGTGGTCTTGTTCGGCGCCTGCTTGTTTCTCTATGGAGCGACACACGATTTTCGCCGCGCCATCGACATTTGGAACAAATTCTCCCCGATCCTTCAGGGCGCGCTCATCGTCGCCGGGGTGATCTGGACGGCGTTTGTCGCCGTTCTGTTTAGCTTGACGAAAGGCGGCATGCTGCGTTTGTTCGAAGGCTACACAGAGCAGACGCCGCTTTTGAGCGCGTTTCACCAATGGCGCCGCCGCTATTACCAGCGCTTGTTTCGGTATCTCGCGCACGAACAAACGCGGCTGGAGGCGGAAATCGCCCACCTCCGCCTGGGACCGCTTAAGGATCGCCCGGACGCCAAGGACAAGGAGAAGGTATACAAGGAAGAACTGGGAAGGATCCTGGAGGAAAAGATCCTGCGATTTCCTCCCGATGAGTCCCAGGTGATGCCGACCCGTCTTGGGAATATCCTGCGCGCCGCCGAGGCGTATCCGCGCGTGCATTACAATATGAACGCGGTGGTGCTCTGGTCGCGGCTGGCCTCGGTGCTTCCGGATCCGGCGGCGGCGGGGCTGGAGGACGCGCGCATGTTTCTGGATTTCATGCTGGTGCTGTGCGTCTCGTCGTTCCTGTTCGCGGCGACCTCGGCCGTCTATCTGGCCGCGGCGCACGCCGCGTCCATCCTGACCTGGTTTGTCCTGATCAGCCTCGGCGTGTCGTGGCTCTGCTACCATGGAATGCTGAACGCCGCCATTGTCTATGGCGAAGCCGTCAAAACCGCGTTCGACCTGCACCGCTGGGCGCTGCTGGAGGCCGTCCATTTGGCGGCGCCGGCGAACAACGCGGAGGAGCGGGTTCTGTGGGACGACTACGGGGGATTTGTTTATGGCGGCTTTCCCTTGAAAGCGGCGTATGAGGCGAAGAAACCGGAATGAAACGACCGGATTTGCCTGAGACGCCTTCGATGGTTTCCAGCGCCCATGCGAGCGCTCCCGCCGAGCGCCGGTGGACTGTGGCGATGACGGCGTTCTTCGTGCTCTGGCTCGGCTTTCGCATCGCGGCCATGGCGCGCGAGTCCGCCGCTTCCAAGCCGCCCGTCGCCCCTCCAGCGCCGCCCGCGCTAAAACTTCCAATCCCGGAGGCCAAAGCACAGCGGCCCCGTTCGTATTTGGGCGCATTTTGCCTGATCGCATTGCTCGTCGCCGGAGCGGTGGCGTTATATGGGTCTACTCGACCTGGAAAGCCGAATGCCGTGACGGCGCCTGCGCGTGTCGTTGTCGGGCTGGCGGCCACGCCGACAATGACGATGGGCGATACGCTCCAAGCCGGCGATCGGGTGACGCTGATCGTCGAAAAGCCCGAACCGGCGGAGCCGGCCGGCCATACCGCCACGACCATTCCCAATATCCAGATCGTCCGTGTCTCTGCGCTCAAGATCAAGCCCGATACCATCACGCCCACAACCCCAGCGTCGGTGCTGTCTCTCAATGTCACGCCGGCGGAGGCGCAATTGCTCTCAAGCAAGGAAGCGACCGTGTCCGTGGCGCGCCAAACCCCATAGCAGGGATTACGGAATGAGGCTGCGGCAGGAAGTCCGCATCACCAAGGGGGCGGGCAGAATGACCTGCTGGTAGCTTCGGGGCGCATCGGGACCGGCTTCGAGACGGCGGAGCATGAGTTTGGCGGCGGCGCGGCCGATCATTTCAAACGGCTGCTCGACGCTGGTCAGGAAGCCGCGCGGGGTGTAACGGTCGATGTTGCCATGGCCGACGACGCTCAGGTCTTCGGTCACGCGAACTCCGTTCGCTTCGGCGACCTGTATGAACTCATGCGCGATGAAGTCGTTGCTCGTGAAGAGCGCCGTGGGCGGGTCCGGCTGCGAATAGAGATGTTCAAAGGCTCGCTCCATCCGGCGCTCGTCCCAGTCCAGATGCACGATCAGCTCCTCCGCCACCGGCAGGCCGCGCGCTTGGTGCGCCGCCCGGTACCCCTGCGCGCGTTCGAGGATCGTCGAGTAGTTGCCGGGATCCATCAGATGGGCGATGCGGGTATGCCCCATATCGATCAAATAGTCCACCGCCATACGCGAGCTTTCGACGTCGTCGATCCCCACAAAGTCACAGTGCATCCCCTGCGGGTAACGGTCGATAAAAACGATCGGCGTGTGGGGGTACTCGCGCACGATCTCCTGAATGGCGTCGTCGCCGCAGTACGTCCACCAGATCAGGCCGACCACACCGCTCTCCAGCGCCGACTGAACCGCCTGCGCCTCGCGGCGCAGCACTTCCGGCCGATCCTTATGAAACGTGTCCAGAAAAGTCAAACGGTGCGGGCTTTCCGTATCCGCGAGCACTTTATGGATTCCTGAGACAATGGATAGACCGCCGGGAAACACGGGATTGGACGGCAGCAGAGCCGCGATCGTCTGGACCGCCCGGGACGGCT from Capsulimonas corticalis harbors:
- a CDS encoding GntR family transcriptional regulator, with translation MRATAELAESAVAAIIEERIKTGIYVPGGRMPAERALAEEFGVSRRFARMAYARLIEQGLLEKSHYRTPFVAFPTKGISVERGIEAPVAEPSRAVQTIAALLPSNPVFPGGLSIVSGIHKVLADTESPHRLTFLDTFHKDRPEVLRREAQAVQSALESGVVGLIWWTYCGDDAIQEIVREYPHTPIVFIDRYPQGMHCDFVGIDDVESSRMAVDYLIDMGHTRIAHLMDPGNYSTILERAQGYRAAHQARGLPVAEELIVHLDWDERRMERAFEHLYSQPDPPTALFTSNDFIAHEFIQVAEANGVRVTEDLSVVGHGNIDRYTPRGFLTSVEQPFEMIGRAAAKLMLRRLEAGPDAPRSYQQVILPAPLVMRTSCRSLIP
- a CDS encoding GH92 family glycosyl hydrolase; the encoded protein is MRFFDKQAQWAAGLAAAMLMGGGSVHALAPVDEIDPTIGTITTSADGACGKTFPGPATPFGLVQLSPDTITGGDNGSGYSAEMTTIEGFSFLHMSGVGCYGDLGNLQVMPETGSLVIGRDEAKSPYRKETEVAKAGYYGVQLDRYHVKAELTAAPHAGMLRFTFPASPNSRIKVDLTRRIGASSDSHSSAQWARQTDDHTVEGWMRCDPSGGGWGCGPGPTYTVYFSMQFAKPIKAFGTWDGGDISRALKQRSGSHTGFFVEFPTKAGEQVTVKSGISFVSIDGARANLAHDIPGWSFDAVRDQARSLWAAALSRAGAEGGAPTQRRIFNTALYHTMLDPRSVSDVDGSYIGADHQEHKAKGFVYRSIFSGWDVFRADFPLQTIVNPSLINDEVNSLIQITELGGARGLARWELMGTDAGTMVGDPGLNVICEAYLKGIRGYDAQKAYAMARGVGLGPADKSNRNDFDHWTKLGYCADGSSLSETLENSYSDYALARFATALGKTDAAAQLLKTAQNYRNLFNSGDHWFRGRNPDGGWMAADAGCVESIPTQQGWFVPQDIAGLIGLVGGRDKFVARLNDFFVHTPPDQIMRWNNFYNHSNEPVHQCAFMFTYAGAPWLTQKWSRFICDNGYKTGPGGLDGNDDVGQMSAWYVLASAGLYPVSPASGVYILGSPIFPKVTLRLDPKYAKGKSFTISAPNTSAANIYVQSATLNGKPLTRAWVTHEEIARGGTLSLKMGPEPNKLWGAGSGEAPPSITK
- a CDS encoding carbohydrate-binding protein: MIESEDYDNGGEGVSYHDTDGVDTGQGYREDEAVDVEPFGDGRRFDVGYTRPGQWLKYTVTVAAAGAYDLNVRVSSGEAGGVFHVEDGSGANLTGPMTAPATGGWDTWTLVHASVHLQAGRSVLKFVEDTGGYNLDSMTFTHP
- a CDS encoding MBL fold metallo-hydrolase; this translates as MRVTVLGSGTSHGVPVIGCDCAVCTSPDPKNKRLRPSIVVATDSGENLLVDTPPEMRIALLANPMSRLDAILYTHSHADHIFGLDDIRVFNYRQTKAIPIYAETSVLDDIQRIYEYIFKMTPVGGGKPQVELHTLTPAEGLTLGGLSVLPLRVFHGRLPILAYKFGAKFAYVTDVSAIPEETWPHLMDLDLLMLDAVRREPHETHFHLDAALEVVAKLRPKRTLLTHLSHDYDHCATNAQLPDGVELAFDGQTIELSSL